A stretch of the Candidatus Jettenia sp. AMX2 genome encodes the following:
- the gnd gene encoding decarboxylating 6-phosphogluconate dehydrogenase, translating into MQLGVIGLGRMGANIVRRLMRGGHQCVVFTRDPDKVKQLVEEGAIGAASPDDLISKLSKPRAVWVMVPAGEPTEMTIKALAGYMEANDIIIDGGNSHYKDDVRRAKTLAEKGIRYLDAGTSGGVWGLERGYCLMVGGEPEIVKQVSPILETLAPGRGSISRTPGRNGSESTAESGYLHCGHWGAGHFVKMVHNGIEYGLMQAYAEGFDILRNAVSEGVPEDFRYDFPIADIAEVWRRGSVIGSWLLDLTATALAEDPALTEYTGIVQDSGEGRWTIMTAIEEGVPADVIAASLFKRFRSQKEHTFAEKVLSAMRYKFGGHTERPAGEKG; encoded by the coding sequence ATGCAACTGGGTGTGATTGGGCTCGGAAGAATGGGGGCAAATATTGTAAGACGTCTGATGCGCGGAGGGCATCAGTGTGTTGTGTTCACACGGGATCCGGACAAAGTAAAACAGTTGGTTGAAGAAGGTGCAATAGGGGCAGCGTCACCGGATGACCTTATCAGCAAACTCAGCAAACCCCGTGCGGTATGGGTCATGGTTCCGGCAGGTGAGCCGACTGAAATGACAATCAAAGCGCTGGCCGGATACATGGAAGCAAATGACATCATTATCGACGGCGGCAACTCACATTACAAAGATGATGTGCGCCGTGCAAAAACGTTGGCAGAAAAGGGTATCCGTTATCTGGATGCAGGAACAAGCGGAGGCGTATGGGGGCTGGAGCGGGGTTACTGTCTGATGGTCGGCGGCGAACCGGAGATTGTCAAACAGGTATCTCCTATCCTGGAAACCCTGGCGCCCGGACGGGGGAGTATTTCCCGGACACCAGGGCGTAACGGATCAGAGTCAACTGCTGAAAGCGGATATTTGCACTGCGGTCATTGGGGTGCAGGACACTTCGTAAAGATGGTACACAATGGGATAGAGTACGGGCTGATGCAGGCATATGCAGAAGGCTTTGATATTCTCAGGAATGCCGTCTCGGAGGGGGTGCCGGAGGACTTCCGGTATGATTTCCCTATTGCCGATATTGCAGAGGTATGGAGACGCGGGAGTGTTATCGGTTCGTGGCTTCTTGATTTGACAGCAACTGCGCTTGCTGAAGATCCGGCGCTTACTGAATATACAGGGATTGTGCAGGATTCGGGTGAAGGGCGATGGACAATTATGACAGCAATTGAAGAAGGGGTACCCGCCGATGTGATTGCCGCATCGCTTTTTAAACGTTTCCGTTCGCAAAAGGAACATACATTTGCAGAAAAGGTATTATCTGCCATGCGATATAAATTTGGCGGTCATACTGAACGGCCTGCAGGGGAGAAGGGATAA
- a CDS encoding bifunctional transaldolase/phosoglucose isomerase → MNPLQKLKEYGQSVWLDYIRRSLITGGELKRLIEEDGLGGVTSNPAIFEKAISGSSDYEDIIAKLQHLKDLNITQIYEHLAIRDIQDAADVLRPVYEKTNRRDGYVSLEVSPFLSGDTQGTVNEARRLWQSVNRKNVMLKIPATPEGIPAIEQLIGEGMNINITLLFAQDTYERVTHAFMSGLEKYMARNGDVSSLASVASFFVSRIDTAIDAILDMRIKTSANAGEKALLQNIMGKVAIANAKLTYQRYKEIFRSPRWQTLAEKGAHTQRVLWASTGTKNPHYRDVRYVEELIGPDTVNTMPLPTFESFRDHGLPRASLEEDLEAACDTMETLNHLGISLKECTDTLLTEGVRLFADAFDKLLHTLDIKRKEAGQGKVVRQAFSLAGDMQSQVNAMLDDWKNGGKIKRLWEHDASLWTNTDEGKWLGWLDIARNSLSCGHRLTNIAEEIKKAGFSHVLLLGMGGSSLCPEVLRLSFGKIRGFPEFFVLDSTDPAQIRTFENKVDIGNTLFIVSSKSGTTLEPNIFKQYFFERVKQHVGRNDAGDRFIAITDPGSKLHKVAEGDGFRHVFFGVPDIGGRYSALSDFGMVPAAIMGLDAMKLLDRAEEMMVSCSPSVPPEDNPGVVLGIVLGVLALQGRDKITILTSPGISGFGAWLEQLLAESTGKDGKGLIPVVHEPLGDSGVYDNDRVFVYLRLKSVPDPLQEAAVENLIQSGHPLIRFTMNDLYDLGREFFRWKMATAVAGSVLHINPFNQPDVEASKVATRKLTSEFEETGTLPELTPFLQENGITLFANGAYASMLERSGGNERTLVHYLRAHLNQIKKGDYFALLAYLEMNEDNEKQLQSIRKTIRDHKYTATCLGFGPRFLHSTGQLYKGGPNTGVFIQITCDDAGDLAVPGQKYTFGIVKEAQARGDFQVLAERGRRALRVHLDSQVQKGLATLNAVIKQVLSE, encoded by the coding sequence ATGAATCCTTTACAAAAACTGAAGGAATATGGCCAATCTGTATGGCTGGATTATATCAGGCGGAGCCTTATTACGGGTGGTGAACTGAAACGGCTGATTGAAGAGGATGGATTAGGTGGTGTTACCTCGAATCCGGCGATCTTTGAGAAAGCAATATCAGGCAGCTCTGATTATGAGGATATCATAGCAAAGCTGCAACACCTGAAAGATTTGAACATAACTCAAATCTACGAGCATCTCGCAATACGCGACATTCAGGATGCTGCCGATGTATTAAGGCCTGTTTATGAGAAAACAAACCGGCGTGACGGTTATGTCAGTCTTGAGGTTTCTCCCTTTCTGTCGGGCGATACGCAGGGCACGGTTAATGAGGCAAGACGGCTTTGGCAGTCCGTGAACCGGAAGAATGTAATGCTGAAGATCCCTGCCACACCGGAAGGTATCCCGGCCATTGAACAGCTCATTGGCGAGGGGATGAATATTAACATAACGCTGCTTTTTGCACAGGATACCTATGAACGGGTAACACATGCATTTATGAGCGGTCTGGAAAAATATATGGCAAGAAACGGTGACGTGAGTTCACTTGCTAGTGTTGCGAGCTTTTTTGTCAGCAGGATTGATACGGCAATAGATGCCATCCTTGACATGAGAATCAAAACATCCGCAAACGCAGGCGAAAAGGCTCTTTTGCAGAATATTATGGGGAAAGTAGCCATTGCCAATGCCAAACTGACGTATCAGCGATACAAGGAAATTTTCCGTAGCCCCCGGTGGCAGACACTTGCTGAAAAAGGGGCACATACACAACGGGTACTATGGGCAAGCACCGGCACCAAAAATCCTCATTACCGTGATGTACGGTATGTCGAAGAATTAATTGGTCCTGATACGGTAAACACCATGCCATTGCCTACGTTTGAATCTTTCCGGGATCACGGCCTTCCCCGTGCAAGCCTTGAAGAGGATCTTGAAGCAGCATGCGATACGATGGAAACGCTGAATCACCTGGGTATTTCTCTTAAGGAATGTACCGATACGTTACTTACCGAAGGTGTCCGTTTGTTTGCAGATGCCTTTGATAAGTTACTGCATACACTGGATATAAAGCGGAAAGAGGCAGGTCAGGGAAAGGTTGTGCGCCAGGCGTTTTCTCTTGCCGGCGATATGCAATCGCAGGTCAATGCCATGCTGGATGACTGGAAAAACGGAGGAAAGATAAAGAGACTCTGGGAACACGATGCATCGTTATGGACAAACACCGATGAAGGGAAATGGCTCGGGTGGTTAGATATTGCCAGAAACTCTTTATCTTGTGGTCACCGTCTGACAAATATTGCAGAAGAGATAAAAAAAGCGGGATTTTCGCATGTACTCCTTCTTGGAATGGGAGGCTCCAGCCTGTGTCCTGAGGTATTGAGGCTGAGTTTTGGAAAAATCCGGGGCTTTCCTGAATTCTTTGTCCTTGATTCGACTGATCCTGCTCAAATCAGAACATTTGAAAACAAAGTGGATATTGGCAACACCTTGTTTATTGTATCAAGCAAATCAGGCACAACCCTGGAACCAAATATTTTTAAACAATATTTTTTCGAACGGGTAAAACAACATGTGGGAAGGAATGATGCTGGTGACCGGTTTATTGCAATTACCGATCCTGGTTCAAAATTGCATAAAGTTGCAGAAGGGGATGGTTTCCGCCATGTTTTTTTCGGGGTGCCGGACATAGGGGGACGTTATTCGGCATTGTCCGATTTCGGTATGGTTCCGGCGGCAATTATGGGTCTGGATGCAATGAAATTACTGGACAGGGCAGAGGAAATGATGGTTTCCTGTTCCCCATCCGTACCGCCGGAGGATAATCCCGGTGTTGTACTGGGTATTGTGCTGGGAGTGCTGGCTCTGCAGGGACGGGATAAAATAACAATACTCACCTCGCCGGGAATTTCCGGTTTTGGAGCCTGGCTGGAACAACTCCTGGCCGAATCTACCGGTAAAGACGGGAAAGGTCTCATTCCGGTTGTTCATGAACCGTTGGGTGATTCCGGTGTCTATGACAATGACAGGGTATTTGTTTATCTCCGGCTGAAATCTGTACCTGATCCGTTACAGGAAGCAGCAGTGGAAAATCTCATACAATCAGGTCACCCGCTGATACGGTTTACTATGAATGATCTTTATGATCTTGGACGGGAGTTTTTCCGGTGGAAGATGGCGACTGCTGTCGCAGGATCCGTATTACATATCAATCCATTCAATCAGCCTGATGTGGAAGCCAGTAAAGTGGCAACAAGGAAACTTACCTCTGAGTTTGAGGAGACAGGAACACTTCCGGAGCTAACGCCTTTTCTTCAGGAGAACGGAATCACGCTATTCGCTAATGGAGCGTATGCTTCCATGCTTGAAAGGTCCGGAGGTAATGAAAGAACGCTTGTTCACTATCTCAGAGCGCATCTGAATCAAATAAAGAAGGGAGATTATTTTGCGCTTCTTGCCTATCTTGAGATGAACGAAGACAATGAAAAACAGCTGCAATCAATACGCAAGACTATTCGTGATCACAAATATACAGCAACCTGTTTGGGTTTTGGCCCCCGCTTTTTACATTCCACGGGGCAATTGTATAAAGGTGGTCCAAACACCGGAGTGTTTATACAAATTACCTGTGACGATGCAGGGGATCTGGCAGTTCCCGGACAAAAATATACCTTTGGCATTGTAAAAGAAGCCCAGGCGCGGGGTGACTTTCAGGTTTTGGCGGAACGGGGAAGACGGGCACTGCGTGTTCATCTGGATAGTCAGGTACAAAAAGGGCTGGCAACCCTGAATGCGGTAATTAAACAGGTGCTTTCAGAATAA
- the rpiB gene encoding ribose 5-phosphate isomerase B → MRIAIGADHAGYELKGQLASYLRELHYEVVDMGTYNTDPVDYPDYAEAVGNAIREGRAGRGILICCSGVGASVAATKLPGIRAGLCHDTYSAHQGVEHDDMNILVLGACVVGVHLAKEIVRAFAGAIFSGEERHLRRIKKIEILEERYRTVAIKPEEQKQ, encoded by the coding sequence ATGAGAATTGCAATCGGAGCTGATCATGCGGGTTATGAATTAAAAGGGCAACTGGCCTCTTACCTGCGTGAATTACATTATGAGGTTGTGGATATGGGTACTTATAACACAGATCCTGTGGATTATCCCGATTATGCAGAAGCGGTTGGAAATGCTATTCGTGAAGGCCGTGCCGGCCGGGGCATCCTGATTTGCTGCAGCGGCGTTGGCGCTTCGGTAGCGGCAACAAAACTACCCGGCATCCGTGCAGGATTGTGTCATGACACGTATTCTGCACATCAGGGGGTGGAACACGATGATATGAATATTCTCGTTCTGGGAGCATGTGTGGTTGGTGTTCATCTTGCAAAAGAAATTGTCCGGGCATTTGCCGGAGCAATATTTTCTGGAGAAGAACGGCATCTTCGCAGGATTAAAAAAATAGAGATTCTGGAGGAGCGGTACCGTACAGTTGCAATAAAACCGGAGGAACAGAAACAATGA
- the pgl gene encoding 6-phosphogluconolactonase gives MVSVRRELRVEADIGEISHVAAREFVRQSTNAIQTKGYCAVALSGGSTPQNLYRLLAGDQYRGQVRWSKVHLFWCDERCVPPDHYQSNYRMVRELLLDKIPVPPGNIYRIPAEYEDHNRAAEEYEQTLKTFFHLKNGELPRFDLVLLGMGDDGHTASLFPETDTLEETRRLVAATYIKKLNGYRITLTVPVINQAAYIIFLISGESKSAVLKKVLEGELQPGILPSQYIRPVEGRLLFLADRAAAARLENV, from the coding sequence ATGGTTTCAGTTAGACGAGAACTGAGAGTTGAAGCAGATATCGGAGAAATAAGCCATGTGGCGGCACGTGAATTCGTCCGGCAGTCAACGAATGCAATTCAGACAAAGGGGTATTGCGCCGTTGCCTTGTCAGGCGGGTCGACGCCTCAGAATCTTTATAGGCTGTTAGCCGGTGATCAATACCGGGGACAAGTGCGATGGTCAAAGGTGCATCTATTCTGGTGCGATGAGCGTTGCGTTCCACCGGATCATTACCAGAGCAATTACCGCATGGTACGGGAATTATTACTCGATAAGATTCCTGTTCCTCCTGGAAACATTTACCGGATACCGGCAGAATACGAAGATCATAACCGTGCAGCGGAAGAGTACGAACAAACACTGAAAACCTTTTTTCATCTGAAGAATGGAGAACTGCCCCGCTTTGATCTAGTATTATTGGGTATGGGAGATGACGGGCACACTGCTTCGCTGTTTCCGGAAACGGATACACTGGAAGAGACAAGACGTCTGGTTGCAGCCACCTATATAAAGAAACTTAACGGATACCGGATCACGCTTACGGTTCCGGTGATTAATCAGGCTGCATATATTATTTTTCTGATTTCGGGTGAATCAAAATCGGCCGTATTGAAAAAAGTGCTTGAGGGTGAATTGCAACCAGGAATCTTACCTTCACAGTATATACGTCCGGTTGAAGGCAGGCTTTTATTTCTAGCTGACCGGGCTGCTGCCGCCAGACTTGAAAATGTGTGA
- the zwf gene encoding glucose-6-phosphate dehydrogenase: MDSMYEKDRVSLPLGQTGNPCVMVIFGASGDLAKRKLFPALFNLARDGLMPDEFAVIGFARREMSHEEFRQKINRDMQEHATSPVKPELWNWFAGRLYYVSGDIQDQKAFLKLQDLLKEVDKTHGTHGNYLYYLATAPEYFSQVIQQLNKIGLTREENKHWRRVIIEKPFGHDLESARSLNKEIREALSERQIYRIDHYLGKETVQNIMVFRFSNGIFEPIWNRRYIDHVQIMVSEDLGVGERIGYYDKAGALRDMVPNHMFQLVTLTAMEPPISFEADAVRDEQVKILRAMQSLSPEDVLKNTVRGQYGEGLIRGKRVPAYRDEQNISPDSTTETYVALKLYIDNWRWAGVPFYLRTGKRLPCRVTEIAIQFKRAPFVLFRKTNVEQLKPNVLVLHIQPDEGISLNFGAKIPGPVVRLGTVDMQFRYKDYFGSTPSTGYERLLYECMLGDATLFQRTDMIEAGWSVVSPIQDIWKALPHRKFPNYAAGTWGPQEADDLMARDGREWRKCEI, encoded by the coding sequence ATGGATTCCATGTATGAAAAAGACAGAGTCAGCTTACCATTGGGGCAAACCGGCAATCCCTGTGTAATGGTTATTTTTGGTGCTTCCGGGGACCTTGCCAAACGCAAACTTTTTCCTGCACTCTTTAATCTTGCAAGAGATGGACTGATGCCCGATGAATTTGCGGTCATTGGATTTGCCCGCCGGGAAATGAGTCATGAAGAATTCCGGCAGAAAATCAACCGGGATATGCAGGAGCATGCTACGAGTCCGGTGAAACCTGAATTGTGGAATTGGTTTGCCGGAAGGCTTTATTACGTGTCGGGTGATATCCAGGATCAGAAAGCGTTCCTGAAGCTTCAGGACTTGCTGAAAGAAGTTGATAAAACACACGGTACCCATGGGAATTATCTTTACTATCTTGCGACAGCGCCTGAATATTTTTCTCAGGTCATTCAGCAACTGAATAAAATCGGGCTTACCCGTGAAGAAAACAAGCACTGGCGGCGCGTCATTATAGAAAAACCGTTCGGACATGATCTGGAGTCTGCCCGTTCGCTCAACAAGGAAATCAGAGAAGCGCTGAGTGAAAGGCAGATTTACCGTATAGACCATTACCTGGGAAAGGAAACGGTGCAGAATATTATGGTCTTCCGTTTTTCAAACGGCATCTTTGAACCCATCTGGAACCGCCGTTACATTGATCATGTGCAAATCATGGTTTCAGAAGACCTTGGAGTCGGGGAACGTATCGGCTATTATGACAAGGCGGGGGCTTTGCGTGATATGGTGCCAAACCATATGTTCCAGCTTGTTACCTTAACAGCAATGGAACCTCCGATTTCATTTGAAGCGGATGCCGTCCGTGATGAGCAGGTCAAGATTTTACGTGCCATGCAATCCCTCTCACCTGAGGATGTATTGAAAAATACCGTAAGAGGACAATATGGAGAGGGTCTCATCAGAGGCAAACGGGTGCCTGCCTATCGTGACGAACAAAATATCTCTCCCGATTCAACCACAGAAACATATGTTGCATTGAAGCTCTATATCGATAACTGGCGGTGGGCGGGGGTACCGTTTTATTTACGTACCGGGAAGCGCCTGCCTTGCAGGGTTACGGAAATTGCAATTCAATTCAAACGTGCCCCTTTTGTGCTCTTCAGGAAAACGAATGTCGAACAACTGAAACCGAATGTTCTGGTGCTGCATATCCAGCCTGATGAAGGCATTTCACTGAACTTTGGTGCCAAAATACCAGGGCCTGTCGTGCGGCTCGGGACGGTAGATATGCAGTTCAGATATAAGGACTACTTTGGAAGCACCCCCAGTACCGGCTACGAAAGGTTACTCTATGAATGTATGCTGGGAGATGCTACGTTATTCCAGCGTACTGATATGATCGAGGCTGGCTGGAGTGTGGTCTCCCCGATTCAGGATATATGGAAGGCCTTGCCTCACCGGAAATTCCCCAACTATGCAGCAGGTACATGGGGGCCGCAGGAGGCAGACGATCTCATGGCAAGGGATGGCAGGGAGTGGAGGAAATGTGAGATATGA
- a CDS encoding mercuric reductase, whose translation MKDFDLTVIGGGAGGLNVASGAVQLGARVALVEKKKLGGDCLYYGCVPTKTLVHVAKIASLIKRSEEFGIDKTPLAFDFKNIMNHMRKVIARIGEHDDPKRFEGMGVKVFFGTGKFIDPHTFELEGKKITSRKFVIATGSRAAVIPMKGLETIPYLTSETALELEYLPKSVIILGGGPIGVEFAQIFTRLGTKVTIIEKVGQILPREDKEIAGILTSILQDEGIEIVTCTNVEQVKQGTGRKGVEVMAECTGHQRVFQADEFMLATGREPNLEGLCLRAAGVRMRKRAIEVDNSLRTTARNIWACGDVTGHYFFTHMAEYHAGIVVANALIPFIKRKVDYRAVPWVTFTDPELGRVGLTEEEARQKYHHIKVFRYEVKDIDRAVAEGEGRGMIKIVCTKKGKILGSHVLAPQAGEYLHEFVMAMQNNLGVGSITRTIHVYPTLAQAVRRTTNQYYAEKIFSGWIPKFTKKLIRWF comes from the coding sequence GTGAAAGATTTCGATCTGACGGTAATCGGGGGAGGGGCGGGAGGTTTAAATGTGGCAAGCGGCGCTGTTCAGCTTGGCGCAAGGGTTGCCCTTGTTGAGAAAAAAAAGCTCGGTGGCGATTGTCTTTACTACGGATGCGTTCCCACAAAGACTTTGGTTCATGTGGCTAAAATAGCCTCTCTTATAAAAAGGTCCGAGGAATTCGGTATTGATAAAACTCCCCTTGCCTTTGATTTTAAAAATATTATGAATCACATGCGAAAGGTAATAGCACGGATTGGTGAACATGATGATCCAAAGCGGTTCGAAGGGATGGGCGTTAAAGTATTTTTTGGTACTGGAAAGTTCATTGACCCTCACACCTTTGAACTGGAAGGGAAGAAAATTACCAGCAGGAAATTTGTTATCGCAACGGGTTCCCGTGCAGCGGTTATACCAATGAAGGGTCTGGAGACCATCCCGTATTTAACCAGTGAAACAGCTCTGGAACTGGAGTATTTGCCCAAATCAGTAATAATATTAGGGGGTGGTCCCATCGGTGTGGAGTTCGCCCAGATATTTACAAGACTGGGAACAAAGGTTACGATTATTGAAAAGGTAGGGCAGATTCTGCCGCGGGAAGACAAAGAGATTGCCGGCATCCTTACCTCAATATTACAGGATGAGGGTATTGAAATAGTTACGTGTACAAATGTAGAACAGGTAAAACAAGGTACAGGCCGGAAAGGAGTGGAAGTCATGGCCGAATGTACAGGCCACCAAAGAGTTTTTCAGGCGGATGAGTTTATGCTGGCGACAGGACGTGAGCCGAACCTGGAGGGATTGTGTCTGAGAGCCGCTGGTGTTAGAATGAGGAAAAGGGCCATTGAAGTGGATAATTCGTTGCGGACTACTGCCAGAAATATCTGGGCATGCGGTGACGTTACCGGTCACTATTTCTTTACCCATATGGCAGAATATCATGCCGGCATTGTGGTGGCAAACGCCCTTATACCTTTTATAAAGCGAAAAGTCGATTACCGTGCAGTACCTTGGGTTACCTTTACGGATCCGGAACTGGGCAGGGTGGGTTTAACAGAGGAAGAAGCAAGACAAAAATATCACCACATAAAGGTGTTCAGATATGAGGTAAAAGATATTGACAGGGCTGTCGCGGAAGGAGAAGGCAGAGGAATGATAAAGATCGTGTGCACAAAGAAGGGTAAGATACTGGGGTCCCATGTGCTTGCACCGCAAGCCGGAGAATATTTACATGAGTTTGTCATGGCGATGCAGAACAACCTTGGGGTAGGGAGCATTACCCGCACAATACATGTCTATCCAACCCTGGCACAGGCGGTGAGGAGAACAACAAATCAATACTATGCAGAAAAGATATTTTCCGGCTGGATCCCGAAATTTACCAAAAAATTAATACGCTGGTTTTAA